The Roseimicrobium gellanilyticum sequence GTCTTTGCCGGATGTTTGCTGTGGGGTGTGACGACAGGTTCGCTGCCCCCCAAGCAGGTTACGGTGGACACAAGCAGCGCGACATATGGAAGTTCAAGTCTCATGGCTCACGCACTCTTCCACTGGCAACTGCCCGCCGCAATTTCCATGGAATCACACGATCGTGCGCAAAAGACGGTCCACAGATCAGATGCGACCTGCGGCGCCCAATTGACTGGTCGCACAGGGTTTGACTTACGATTCCAGTACCTCTTCTCTGATCACTCGAACGGCAATCACCGCCTGCCACATGGAGATCACGATGTTGGCGATGAGCAAAGGCAGAATTTTTGAGGACAAAAACGACCCCTCCAATGGTTATCATGGATACGCCTCGACGACACCAGCATGCACGAACTCGTCATCCGCACCACGCACGGCGGCGTGGGCAGCAATCGGCTCATTCCCTCCATGCTTCATGAGTGGCGCAAACCACGCTGCGAGGCATTTGAGCCCCGGAATATCTGGTCGCTCTACAACGCATTCACTGAATCGCTCAAAGTAGGCAATCTCGCAGAGCTCCCCAACCGAACGGAAACGCTCAATGGATTGCTGGACGCCCACGTTGAGCTTGGACTCAACAGAGAGTTGTCTCAAGAACGCTTATCTTCAAAAAGGGGCCCTCCTTTAGCTATCGAAACACCAATAAGCGCTGTGAAATCAGAAAATGCGTGCTGACGCGTGTTTCACAGGTTCCCTCTGAGTAGAGTGCCGAAAAAGAGCATAAAACGCACACTTTGGCTCCTAACCGGATGGAGATGTTGGCATGGATGGAGCTATGAAGGAAGTCCAAAAAAGCTATGAAATATAATATTTCATCATACCACGGACAACATTCTTCCCAGAAACAATTTATTCCAAACTTTTCCCAGCACATCCACAAGTCCGACAGTGGTTCCACCTTGGTGGAAGTGATGATCGTGGTGGGCTTGCTCGTTTCCGTCATGCTTCCGCTGCTTGGGCTTCTCTCGATCGGATTGGAGACCGGGCAGAAGGCCGGAGTCAATGTCATCGGCTCGCGCATCACCAATCAACTCATGAGTGAGGTGCAGCAGAGTGAATGGAGTGAGCTTGACCAATGGAATGGGCGGACCGTCTATTTCGATGACCAAGGCAGTACACTGAAGGAGGCAGACTCCGCAAATCCTTCCGCCACATTTGTAGGTCGCGTGTATGTCTCCTCGCCGGGAGTGATACTGGCCACCCAATCCAGCATCGCCAATGCCATGCACCGCAAAGTCACCACCGTGGTGTGTCCAGCGATGAGTGATAGCGGCGACCGGGCTTTCAGTGAAGCACTATCCGCCCTCGAAAATGGCAAGCCCGTACCGTCCACCGTCAGGGTAGGACATGGGTTGGTCACGAACACCGGCAAGGATGCCTGAGATGAAGCACTCCCCCATAGAGAATCACCCACTCTCGGCGGCCCGCACTCAACTTGGTACAGCAAGGCCCCGCCAGGGATTCACGTTGGTGGAAATGCTGCTCAGCATTGCCATCGTTTCCATCGTGATGGTCGCGATGGCAGAAATGCTTGACGCTGTATTGAAGAACCTTTCCGTCGCCGAGTCGCGCTCCAGTCAGTTCCAAGAGTCCCAGGCCGCATTTGACAGCATCATCCGCCGCCTCTCCGCTTGTGAGATCAATCCGTACTATGATTTCGTGTACCCTGGGACTCCTCAGGATACCAGCCAGGTACCCATCCGATATGGCCTGGAATCAGATCTGCATTTCATCTGCGGTCCTGCGGCGGGACCTCCGGGAGCCCTGATTGGAGGGGACAACCACCCTGGTCACGCGATCTTTTTCCATGGTGCCTACGGCTTCACGGACACCTCAGGACTGACCGAGATGGGCACTCTGCTCAACAGCTGGGGATACCATCTTGAGTTCGGAGATGATGCAGGAACCCGAGCCGATTTCCTGAATGCCGGGAATGCCAGTCCGAGCAAGTACCGATATCGCCTGAAGGAACTGCAGGTCCCAGCCGAACTGCTCCAGACTTATACGGCAAAGCTGAACGAAAAGACCACTGAGCAGGATATTTACGGATGGTTCCGCTCCGGGGTTAATGGCGGACATTCACATACGCTCGCAGAGAACATTGTAGCACTGGTCATCACTCCCCTGGTCACCTCGCAGGAGGGAGCGCCGGAGAAGGCGACAGAACTTGCTCCGGACTACTTCTACGACACTCGCGCCTATCAGCACAACCGCGGCAGCCAGGAGCTGATGGAGCGCACACGTCACAAGCTTCCCCCGCTTGTCCGCATCACCCTGGTGGCGCTTTCAGAGACTTCCGCCCAGACATTGGCAGAAACGCACGGCGACAACATGCCCCCCCTGTATCCGGCAAGCCTCTTCACGGATGTCACGAAGTACGAATCGGATCTTGCCGCTCTTGAAGCCAATCTGGTCGAGCAAAAGCTGAGGTACCGCGTCTTCACTTCAACCGTACGCCTGCGCAACTCAAAGTGGACATCCAACCCCTGACCCCCCAACAAGCATGCAGATGACAAACTACACGCGCACGATCCCCATCCCCAGACCACACGCATTCACCCTCATCGAAATCCTCCTCGTGGTCACCATCATGGGCATCATGCTGACCGCGGCCGGCGGCCTCTCCAGCAATGTCGCTGACTCCATGAATTTCCGGGAGGCCATCCAGCAGGTCAAAGGACAGATGGAAAGCGCGAGACAAACTGCGATCACGACCAATCGCAGCGTCACGGTGCGCATCGTTCAAGGAGAAAACGAGTTCGGTGAAGTGGTGTGGAACGGGGTGCAACTGGGTTTCACCGAAAGCATCAGTGATCCGGATGCCGCTGGTTACAAGACCCCAGTCGCCGGCAGCTATGATCCGGGCTTCAAAGCGATAGACGCGATTGATCGACTGCCATCTGGATTCGTCTTCCATGACAGCAGCACCTTCTCCACGCTGCTCTCGTGGCGTAGCGGACCCAATTCGGGAGTGATGCTCGATGCCAGCGGAGTGCAAAGGCAGTACGTCTCCTTTGCGTTCCTTCCGGAAGGACGATGCACCCTTCCCACCGCAGAGAAATGGATGCTCACCATGGCCCGGCAAGAGAAACTCAACGCCGAGACACTCCCCCCCGACTACGCCGCCATCCAGATTGACCCCTCTACGGCGCGCTGCCGCATCTATCGCCGGTAGCCTAGACCAGCCCCCATCTATGAATCCCCGTCCCAGTGGAATAGTACTGGTTCCAGTACTGCTGATCATCGCGCTGACCACGATCATCGTCGTGATGTTCTTCAGCCTCTCCAACCAACAATACCTCGCTTCAACCTCACAAGCCGCAGCCCAGGACGTCGGCAGTCTGCGAGATGTCGCCGTGAACATCGCCATCGGACAGCTCCGACATGGAACTACCGAGCAGAATGCGGTTTGGATCTCTCAGCCTGGCGCTGTCCGGACCTACACCGCAAACGAGGGAACTCCGTCGAGAATCTACAAACTCTACAGCGCCTCGAATATGATTTCAGGAGCTCAGGGGCTCACGGCGGCAGGGCAGAATCTTGAGGATGACATGCCCACCAACTGGAAGTCCATGCCCGAGGTATATGCGGATCTCAACGATCCCGCTATTCGAGATAACGGGGAAGTCTCCTTCCCTATCCTCGACCCCCGCGCCATGGATTCCGCGGTGCCAGTCTATCCGGGCAGCAAGACTCCGGAAGGATTTCGCTATTCAAACAGTCTCGCCGTGTCGCAAGCGAACGTCAGCGGTGTGCACCTGGCAGGCACCGGGTCTCCCCAGGACCAGCGGCTCCCCATGCCCGTCCGGTGGATTTATGTCCTCGCCAATGGCACGTACGGAGTTCTCGATCCAGAAACCAAAAGGTTCGTACCCTTTCAAAATCAGGGCGTGGCCTCCATGCCAGGCCCTGGGAATCCCATCTCAGGTCGCGTGGCTTTCTGGACGGATGATGAATCCAGCAAGGTAAATATCAATACCGCCAGTGAAGGAATCTACTGGGACACCCCGCGTGCAGCCACTCCGGAAGATGTGGAGTATGCCCAGAAGTCGCCAGTGCGGAATGAAGTGCAACGGTTCGGGGGGCACCCTGCATCCACGAGTCTTAGCAGCATATTCCTCCCCGGTCAGCGCCTGGACCCCACCACGCCTGATGGAAGGACCAAACTCCAGCAGATCTACGAAATGACGCCTCGTGTGAACATGAGGTCTCAGAATACGCCGGCTGCGCCACTGACCGGTATCCTCGGAGGACAGCCAAATCCCGTCGCATATGACAAAGATAGGCTCTATGCCAGCGTCGACGAGTTCCTGATGCAGGCTCCAGGCAACATTCCTGCCGCGGAGCGTACCGTGCAACCCCTCTTCGCGGATGATCCCGCGCGTCTGGCACGGCTTCGGTTCTTCCTCACGGCGGAGAGCCGAGCTCCGGAGACCACCGCCCGGGGTACTCCCCGCATGTCGATCTGGCCCACAAGCTGGGATCCTGACACCACATCGAAGCGCTACACTTCCTTCGACAGGCTGAACATCTTCGCCGCCACGCTTGGCGGGAAGGCCTATTTTTACCGGCGCTACGCCTCGCCTTATAGCGCCCTGACCGAGTATGGGAGCGATAGCAGTACCGGAACCAATCTCAATATCCTCAAGGGCAACGCCACTCTGTCCCGCTATCTCTACGCCCTGAGCAAGGAAACTGGGCAGGGCTACGCTGCCTCCATGGATGACAAGTACGGCCGGAGAAACATGGCCGTGGGCATCTTCTCGATGCTCGAGTACATCCGCCAGACAAACATCCACGACACCACCCGTTCCACGACGGGGGAACAGGTTCTTTCCTATGACGGTTCCCTCTGGGGCACGACGAACCTCGGCGGCTCCGAAACGCACGGTCAGATCATCAACGTGGCAACCTCAGCCCTGCCCCAGCCGCTGTCCGGTTACCTGGAAGAAGATCCTCTCATCCGGGCCAATGCGCTGAATCGCATTTACACGCTTTCTGAGTTTGGCCTGGTATTCAGCCTTGCTGCGGAACACAAGCAAGATGGCACCAAATACAACGCCGCTCTCAGCAACCAGCTCAATCTTCCCAAAGGATACAAGGCAATCCAAGTGGGCACGGTCTTCGAGGGCTTCTGCCCCAGCCAGGGCTATGCCATGATTGGGCCAAACGGGGGTATGCTGGTGGAGAACTTGACCACCCTGCGCATCACCACCAGCGCCACCACGGGCACCGGAAGACTCCCCG is a genomic window containing:
- the vccA gene encoding Verru_Chthon cassette protein A; amino-acid sequence: MNPRPSGIVLVPVLLIIALTTIIVVMFFSLSNQQYLASTSQAAAQDVGSLRDVAVNIAIGQLRHGTTEQNAVWISQPGAVRTYTANEGTPSRIYKLYSASNMISGAQGLTAAGQNLEDDMPTNWKSMPEVYADLNDPAIRDNGEVSFPILDPRAMDSAVPVYPGSKTPEGFRYSNSLAVSQANVSGVHLAGTGSPQDQRLPMPVRWIYVLANGTYGVLDPETKRFVPFQNQGVASMPGPGNPISGRVAFWTDDESSKVNINTASEGIYWDTPRAATPEDVEYAQKSPVRNEVQRFGGHPASTSLSSIFLPGQRLDPTTPDGRTKLQQIYEMTPRVNMRSQNTPAAPLTGILGGQPNPVAYDKDRLYASVDEFLMQAPGNIPAAERTVQPLFADDPARLARLRFFLTAESRAPETTARGTPRMSIWPTSWDPDTTSKRYTSFDRLNIFAATLGGKAYFYRRYASPYSALTEYGSDSSTGTNLNILKGNATLSRYLYALSKETGQGYAASMDDKYGRRNMAVGIFSMLEYIRQTNIHDTTRSTTGEQVLSYDGSLWGTTNLGGSETHGQIINVATSALPQPLSGYLEEDPLIRANALNRIYTLSEFGLVFSLAAEHKQDGTKYNAALSNQLNLPKGYKAIQVGTVFEGFCPSQGYAMIGPNGGMLVENLTTLRITTSATTGTGRLPGGQVTGTAPGYAQAAFNKWGRWNHTYPHMSYMTALPATGQAAKLSQAGWWVGWGGSGGRHMFVDATSPASINANAGYADNVAKIGLDNFYQADFESPTRAYGNQYSRGFFLVPSEDTRMTLGPSGTVLRVYSGYTRYGPAHSRIRHHVAIPAGMTVPVPTEPINRAATWGARVQAATANRGLNPEIIDPADTVRTWVVRHGDNRLVSLREYEKSYDATQSLFTPHPDWNPGEPNAASAMNKRQIHSFTKSGGEWERQQHGDPRDTSGGAAPVDARPARGLVAGVAYTQSSQPDFSRSPDSPQFFPGKPGGYTYSVDPSETRDWDNGTGIAPDGAYWNRPDDVAQQADGNIPPYFTSRPWDGVTSKEVNQTSAPNQMIPSAVMFGSISSGAVTGLPWTTYLFRPNMSNTSHLGEKGKSISGAMPGAPPDHAILDWFWMPVLQPYAISEPFSTAGKINMNYRIVPFTHIKRATGLHALMKSERLLAIPTTAGATYKEYNSASGNAGWRRRINVDQTLFQWEERFNAGQFFKSAGEICEQFLVPEGTNISATSISSLNTQMRAFWNEHRLSGDNTLERPYANLYPRLTTRSNTFRVHYLVQSIRKARSGEPTTFDPEKDVVTGESQGDALIERAIDPNDPELSTPDYDFLGKADSGTLPTAKSLDTLYTWRIRNIRNFRR
- the vccC gene encoding Verru_Chthon cassette protein C; the protein is MKHSPIENHPLSAARTQLGTARPRQGFTLVEMLLSIAIVSIVMVAMAEMLDAVLKNLSVAESRSSQFQESQAAFDSIIRRLSACEINPYYDFVYPGTPQDTSQVPIRYGLESDLHFICGPAAGPPGALIGGDNHPGHAIFFHGAYGFTDTSGLTEMGTLLNSWGYHLEFGDDAGTRADFLNAGNASPSKYRYRLKELQVPAELLQTYTAKLNEKTTEQDIYGWFRSGVNGGHSHTLAENIVALVITPLVTSQEGAPEKATELAPDYFYDTRAYQHNRGSQELMERTRHKLPPLVRITLVALSETSAQTLAETHGDNMPPLYPASLFTDVTKYESDLAALEANLVEQKLRYRVFTSTVRLRNSKWTSNP
- the vccD gene encoding Verru_Chthon cassette protein D; translation: MQMTNYTRTIPIPRPHAFTLIEILLVVTIMGIMLTAAGGLSSNVADSMNFREAIQQVKGQMESARQTAITTNRSVTVRIVQGENEFGEVVWNGVQLGFTESISDPDAAGYKTPVAGSYDPGFKAIDAIDRLPSGFVFHDSSTFSTLLSWRSGPNSGVMLDASGVQRQYVSFAFLPEGRCTLPTAEKWMLTMARQEKLNAETLPPDYAAIQIDPSTARCRIYRR
- the vccB gene encoding Verru_Chthon cassette protein B, yielding MKYNISSYHGQHSSQKQFIPNFSQHIHKSDSGSTLVEVMIVVGLLVSVMLPLLGLLSIGLETGQKAGVNVIGSRITNQLMSEVQQSEWSELDQWNGRTVYFDDQGSTLKEADSANPSATFVGRVYVSSPGVILATQSSIANAMHRKVTTVVCPAMSDSGDRAFSEALSALENGKPVPSTVRVGHGLVTNTGKDA